In the genome of Sinorhizobium chiapasense, the window TCGTCCACGCGGAAGCCGCCGTCGGGCGTGCAGGTGCACTGCTTGCCGCCGCCCGGCAGGCCGGCGCGAAGATCATCCATGTCGCGCATAAGGGTGCGGCCGGCGGTCCGTTCGATCGTGCTGCCGAACGCGGCGCCTTCATCGATGCGCTGAAACCGCTTCCCTCGGAAGCGATCGTCGAAAAGCCGCGCCCGAACGCCTTCTCCGGTACCGGACTCGCCGATCTCGTCGGCCCGTCCGGCACGAAGGTCGTGATCGCCGGTTTCATGACCCACAACTGCGTGTCCTCGTCGGCGCGTGCCGCGCTCGATCTCGGTTACGAGATCACCATCGCGGGTGATGCCTGCGCCACCCGCGACCTGCCCTCGCCG includes:
- a CDS encoding isochorismatase family protein, with product MTTSPFTLFFLAGREPMPPTLGEATLILIDYQNEYLSGPLTLVHAEAAVGRAGALLAAARQAGAKIIHVAHKGAAGGPFDRAAERGAFIDALKPLPSEAIVEKPRPNAFSGTGLADLVGPSGTKVVIAGFMTHNCVSSSARAALDLGYEITIAGDACATRDLPSPAGVVTARELHIAELAALADRHACVTEVATLTAGNGDAA